From a region of the Streptomyces tirandamycinicus genome:
- a CDS encoding GlxA family transcriptional regulator translates to MLPPHRVVIAAFPGVELLDVTGPAEVFSVAARVGGNGRSGYTVRIATADGEPVATSSGIRLLADLTLDEVIGDVDTLLVAGAVHVEGHQVEPVLDRGIIDWLDRLREAEPGPHRIGSVCAGAHLLAAAGLLDGLSATTHWVTAARLAADHPRVSVDPDPIFIRAGRLWTCAGITSGMDMALAMVAEDRGPELALATARMMVMYVKRAGGQSQFSVPLAVPAAPGDRFDDLRTWIGEHLTEDLSADALATRLHLSVRHFSRLFRRRTGTTPAAYVESVRLEEARRLLQDGDHGLPEIAAVSGLGSVESLHRSFRRRLGTTPAEYRRRFR, encoded by the coding sequence ATGCTCCCACCGCACAGGGTCGTCATCGCCGCCTTTCCGGGTGTCGAACTGCTCGACGTCACGGGTCCGGCCGAGGTCTTCTCGGTCGCCGCACGAGTCGGCGGCAACGGCCGATCCGGCTACACCGTCCGGATCGCGACAGCCGACGGTGAACCGGTGGCCACCTCCAGCGGCATCCGGCTGTTGGCCGACCTGACGCTGGACGAGGTGATCGGCGACGTGGACACCCTGCTCGTGGCGGGAGCGGTCCATGTGGAGGGCCACCAGGTGGAGCCGGTGCTCGACCGCGGGATCATCGACTGGCTCGACCGGCTGCGTGAAGCGGAGCCCGGGCCCCACCGGATCGGCTCCGTCTGCGCCGGCGCACACCTACTGGCCGCTGCGGGCCTGCTGGACGGCCTTTCCGCCACGACCCACTGGGTGACCGCCGCGCGGCTGGCCGCCGACCATCCGCGGGTCAGCGTCGATCCGGACCCGATCTTCATCCGGGCCGGCCGGCTGTGGACCTGCGCCGGTATCACGTCGGGGATGGACATGGCGCTGGCGATGGTCGCCGAGGACCGGGGACCCGAACTGGCCCTGGCCACGGCCCGGATGATGGTCATGTACGTCAAACGCGCCGGGGGCCAGAGCCAGTTCAGTGTGCCGCTCGCGGTGCCGGCCGCTCCCGGCGACCGCTTCGACGACCTGCGTACGTGGATCGGCGAGCACCTCACCGAGGATCTGTCCGCCGACGCCCTGGCCACCCGGCTGCACCTGAGCGTGCGCCACTTCTCCCGGCTGTTCCGCCGGCGCACCGGCACCACCCCGGCCGCCTACGTCGAGTCCGTCCGGCTGGAGGAAGCCCGCCGGTTGCTCCAGGACGGCGACCACGGCCTGCCGGAGATCGCCGCCGTCAGCGGCCTCGGCTCCGTGGAGAGCCTGCACCGTTCCTTCCGGCGTCGCCTGGGCACCACCCCCGCCGAGTACCGGCGCCGCTTCCGCTGA
- a CDS encoding MBL fold metallo-hydrolase — MSPTKVVPIPVMGRHSINAYLLLGRRPVVVDAGTPGSGGRIRDQIAAHGVDPTDVSLIVITHGHIDHFGSAAELHRLTGAPVAGHIADLGPYRSGRAREPYLPTGPMGRLMARSRKLHLKAEPLEPGVLVRGETDLEDFGIDARIMPTPGHTAGSISVLTGRGDLVAGDLVANSFMGLVPGRPANPPFHDDPLHNLASLRRMLDLDPTRLHVGHGTPLEPDRVRRWAAREHRRLTRLAAAGRLPTRTETEAV, encoded by the coding sequence GTGTCCCCCACCAAGGTCGTCCCGATCCCCGTCATGGGCCGGCACAGCATCAACGCCTACCTGCTGCTGGGCCGCCGGCCCGTCGTCGTCGACGCGGGTACACCCGGCAGCGGCGGAAGGATCCGCGATCAGATCGCCGCACACGGTGTGGACCCGACCGACGTGTCGCTGATCGTCATCACCCACGGCCACATCGACCACTTCGGTTCCGCCGCCGAACTCCACCGCCTGACCGGAGCGCCGGTGGCGGGGCACATCGCCGACCTCGGGCCCTACCGCAGCGGCCGGGCCCGCGAACCCTATCTGCCCACCGGTCCGATGGGCCGCCTCATGGCGAGGAGCAGGAAGCTGCACCTGAAGGCGGAACCGCTCGAACCCGGCGTACTGGTGCGGGGCGAGACGGACCTGGAGGACTTCGGGATCGACGCGCGGATCATGCCCACCCCCGGGCACACCGCCGGTTCGATCTCCGTCCTCACCGGCCGGGGAGACCTCGTCGCAGGCGACCTGGTCGCCAACTCCTTCATGGGACTCGTCCCCGGCAGACCGGCCAACCCTCCCTTCCACGACGATCCGCTGCACAACCTGGCCAGTCTGCGGAGGATGCTCGACCTGGACCCCACCAGGCTCCACGTCGGGCACGGCACCCCGCTGGAGCCCGACCGGGTCCGGCGCTGGGCGGCCCGGGAGCACAGGCGGCTGACCCGGCTCGCGGCAGCCGGGCGGCTCCCCACCCGTACGGAGACGGAAGCGGTCTGA
- a CDS encoding RluA family pseudouridine synthase: MAPLPQRDGIDPVRLRLPADPDGAWPTVRDHLVHRFAGTVGAGRVDAMLRQGRFVGTEGPLTADEPYTAGRCVWFHRDFAPEVPVPFEVGIVHRDERLVIADKPHFLATTPRGSHITETALARLRRELGLPALQPAHRLDRLTAGLVLFVVRPGDRGAYQTLFRDRRVRKEYEAVAPYDPGVALPVTVRSRIEKERGVPAARVVPGEPNSESRIELLERRGGLGRYRLLPATGRTHQLRVHMNGVGLPILNDPLYPAVLPEGPEDFSRPLQLLARTLEFTDPFTGERRFFGSRRRLAQWPRSIHS, translated from the coding sequence GTGGCTCCGCTGCCGCAGCGGGACGGGATCGACCCGGTGCGGCTCCGGCTGCCCGCGGACCCGGACGGGGCCTGGCCCACCGTGCGGGACCACCTCGTCCACCGGTTCGCCGGGACGGTGGGCGCCGGGCGGGTGGACGCCATGCTGCGGCAGGGGCGGTTCGTCGGTACGGAGGGTCCGCTCACCGCGGACGAGCCGTACACCGCCGGGCGCTGCGTCTGGTTCCACCGCGACTTCGCGCCCGAGGTCCCGGTGCCGTTCGAGGTCGGGATCGTCCACCGCGACGAGCGGCTGGTGATCGCCGACAAGCCGCACTTCCTGGCGACCACGCCGCGTGGCAGTCACATCACGGAGACCGCGCTGGCCCGGCTGCGGCGCGAGCTGGGGCTGCCCGCACTCCAGCCGGCGCACCGGCTGGACCGGCTCACCGCGGGGCTCGTGCTGTTCGTCGTGCGTCCCGGGGACCGGGGCGCGTACCAGACGCTGTTCCGCGACCGCCGGGTGCGCAAGGAGTACGAGGCGGTGGCCCCGTACGACCCGGGGGTGGCGCTGCCCGTGACGGTACGCAGCCGCATCGAGAAGGAGCGCGGGGTGCCCGCGGCGCGGGTGGTGCCGGGCGAGCCGAACAGCGAGAGCCGGATCGAGCTGCTGGAGCGGCGGGGCGGGCTGGGCCGGTACCGGCTGCTGCCGGCCACCGGCCGTACCCACCAGCTGCGGGTGCACATGAACGGCGTCGGGCTGCCGATCCTGAACGACCCGCTGTATCCGGCGGTGCTCCCCGAGGGGCCGGAGGACTTCTCCCGCCCGCTGCAACTGCTGGCGCGGACGCTGGAGTTCACCGACCCCTTCACCGGTGAGCGGCGGTTCTTCGGCAGCCGCCGCCGGCTGGCTCAGTGGCCGCGGTCGATCCACTCCTGA
- a CDS encoding MBL fold metallo-hydrolase: MTARVDLLVTSGTFSLDGGTWEVDNNVWIVGDDEEAIVVDAAHDADAIIAALGGRTLRAVVCTHAHNDHIDAAPALADATGAPVLLHPDDLPLWKQTHPGRAPDGELADGQTLTVAGVALTVLHTPGHAPGAVCLHVPELVTVLTGDTLFQGGPGATGRSFSDFPTIIDSIRGRLLTLPPRTLVRPGHGETTTIGAEAPHLQEWIDRGH; this comes from the coding sequence GTGACCGCCCGCGTGGACCTGCTGGTCACCTCCGGCACCTTCTCCCTCGACGGCGGCACCTGGGAGGTCGACAACAACGTCTGGATCGTCGGTGACGACGAGGAGGCGATCGTCGTCGACGCCGCCCACGACGCCGACGCGATCATCGCCGCCCTCGGCGGCCGGACCCTGCGCGCCGTCGTCTGCACCCACGCGCACAACGACCACATCGACGCGGCCCCGGCACTCGCCGACGCCACCGGAGCGCCGGTGCTGCTGCACCCGGACGACCTCCCCCTGTGGAAGCAGACCCACCCCGGCCGCGCCCCCGACGGCGAACTCGCCGACGGGCAGACCCTGACCGTCGCCGGCGTCGCACTGACCGTCCTGCACACCCCCGGCCACGCACCCGGCGCGGTCTGCCTCCACGTCCCCGAGCTGGTCACCGTCCTCACCGGGGACACCCTCTTCCAGGGCGGCCCGGGAGCGACCGGCCGGTCGTTCTCCGACTTCCCTACGATCATCGACTCGATCCGCGGCAGGCTGCTCACGCTTCCGCCGCGGACGCTGGTCCGCCCGGGGCACGGCGAGACGACCACCATCGGCGCCGAGGCGCCGCACCTTCAGGAGTGGATCGACCGCGGCCACTGA
- a CDS encoding S-(hydroxymethyl)mycothiol dehydrogenase yields MPQQVQGVIAPGKNEPVRVETIVVPDPGPGEAVVKVQACGVCHTDLHYKQGGINDDFPFLLGHEAAGVVESVGDGVTEVEPGDYVVLNWRAVCGRCRACSRGRPWYCFDTHNARRKMTLTDGTELSPALGIGAFAEKTLVAAGQCTKVDPAISPAAAGLLGCGVMAGIGAAVNTGQVGRGDSVAVIGCGGVGDGAVVGARLAGATTVIAVDIDDRKLETARTMGATHTVNSRTGDPVEAVRGLTGGFGADVVIDAVGRPETYRQAFYARDLAGTLVLVGVPTPDMKLDLPLLDVFGRGGALKSSWYGDCLPSRDFPMLVDLHLQGRIDLDAFVTETIGLGDVEKAFARMHAGDVLRSVVVL; encoded by the coding sequence ATGCCGCAGCAGGTGCAGGGTGTGATCGCACCCGGGAAGAACGAGCCGGTGCGGGTCGAAACGATCGTCGTCCCCGACCCGGGACCCGGGGAAGCCGTGGTGAAGGTGCAGGCCTGCGGGGTCTGCCACACCGATCTGCACTACAAGCAGGGCGGGATCAACGACGACTTCCCGTTCCTCCTCGGGCACGAGGCGGCCGGCGTCGTCGAGTCGGTCGGCGACGGGGTGACCGAGGTCGAGCCGGGGGACTACGTGGTCCTCAACTGGCGCGCCGTGTGCGGCCGCTGCCGCGCCTGCTCCCGCGGACGCCCGTGGTACTGCTTCGACACCCACAACGCCCGGCGGAAGATGACCCTCACGGACGGCACCGAACTGTCGCCCGCCCTGGGCATCGGCGCGTTCGCCGAGAAGACCCTGGTCGCCGCCGGCCAGTGCACCAAGGTCGACCCCGCGATCTCCCCGGCCGCGGCGGGCCTGCTCGGCTGCGGCGTGATGGCCGGCATCGGCGCCGCCGTCAACACCGGACAGGTCGGCCGGGGCGACTCCGTCGCCGTCATCGGCTGCGGCGGAGTCGGCGACGGGGCCGTCGTGGGCGCGCGGCTGGCCGGGGCCACCACCGTCATCGCCGTCGACATCGACGACCGGAAGCTGGAGACCGCGAGGACGATGGGCGCCACCCACACCGTCAACTCCCGTACCGGCGACCCGGTGGAAGCCGTCCGCGGGCTGACCGGCGGCTTCGGCGCGGACGTCGTGATCGACGCCGTCGGCCGGCCCGAGACCTACCGGCAGGCCTTCTACGCCCGCGACCTCGCCGGCACGCTCGTCCTCGTCGGCGTCCCCACCCCCGACATGAAGCTGGACCTCCCGCTCCTCGACGTCTTCGGCCGGGGCGGGGCGCTCAAGTCCTCCTGGTACGGCGACTGCCTGCCCTCCCGCGACTTCCCCATGCTCGTCGATCTGCACCTGCAGGGGCGGATCGACCTCGACGCCTTCGTCACCGAGACCATCGGACTCGGCGACGTGGAGAAGGCCTTCGCCCGTATGCACGCCGGCGACGTACTCCGCTCGGTGGTGGTCCTGTGA
- a CDS encoding amino acid permease, giving the protein MSDRTMTAADTPVAPTPATGTPHVDAGDAGYRKDLKSRHINMIAIGGAIGTGLFLGAGGRMASAGPSLFIAYALCGVFAFFVVRALGELVLYRPSSGAFVSYAREFMGEKGAFTAGWLYFLNWSTTAIADITAAAVFAHYWAAFSDVPQWVLALIALAVVLTANLISVKYFGEMEFWFAIVKVGALVLFMLIGIFLVVTQHEVGGHTPGLSTIADNGGVFPGGVMPMLLLIQGVVFAYASVELCGVAAGETENPEKIMPKAINSIMWRVGIFYVGSVVLLSLLLPYTAYTGDQSPFVTVFNKLGIPGAASIMNLVVLTAALSSLNSGLYSTGRILRSMSLSGSAPKFTGVMNRGGVPYGGILLTAGFGVVGVFLNYVMPGDAFELVLNFASIGIIGTWGMIMVCSLLFVNRSKAGLVGRPSYRLPWAPWTQLVTLAFLASVLVLMWMDGGISRTTVNCLPLIALALVAGWYVVRNRVRRIAAGDRDA; this is encoded by the coding sequence ATGAGTGACCGCACCATGACTGCGGCCGACACGCCCGTCGCCCCCACCCCGGCGACCGGCACCCCCCACGTGGACGCCGGAGACGCCGGGTACCGCAAGGACCTCAAGTCGCGGCACATCAACATGATCGCCATCGGCGGCGCCATCGGTACGGGCCTCTTCCTGGGAGCGGGCGGCCGGATGGCCAGCGCCGGCCCGTCGCTCTTCATCGCGTACGCCCTCTGCGGCGTCTTCGCGTTCTTCGTCGTCCGCGCGCTCGGCGAGCTGGTCCTCTACCGCCCCTCCTCCGGGGCCTTCGTCTCCTACGCGCGTGAGTTCATGGGCGAGAAGGGCGCCTTCACCGCCGGCTGGCTGTACTTCCTGAACTGGTCGACCACCGCCATCGCGGACATCACCGCCGCCGCGGTGTTCGCCCACTACTGGGCGGCCTTCAGCGACGTCCCGCAGTGGGTCCTCGCGCTGATCGCCCTCGCGGTGGTGCTCACCGCCAACCTCATCTCGGTGAAGTACTTCGGGGAGATGGAGTTCTGGTTCGCGATCGTCAAGGTCGGCGCACTGGTGCTCTTCATGCTGATCGGCATCTTCCTCGTGGTCACCCAGCACGAGGTCGGCGGCCACACCCCGGGCCTGTCCACCATCGCGGACAACGGCGGCGTCTTCCCCGGCGGTGTCATGCCGATGCTGCTGCTCATCCAGGGCGTCGTGTTCGCCTACGCCTCCGTCGAGCTGTGCGGCGTCGCCGCCGGTGAGACCGAGAACCCCGAGAAGATCATGCCGAAGGCGATCAACTCGATCATGTGGCGGGTCGGCATCTTCTACGTCGGCTCCGTGGTGCTCCTCTCGCTGCTGCTGCCGTACACGGCCTACACCGGCGACCAGAGCCCCTTCGTCACCGTCTTCAACAAGCTCGGCATCCCCGGCGCCGCGAGCATCATGAACCTCGTCGTGCTCACCGCCGCACTCTCCAGCCTCAACTCCGGCCTCTACTCCACCGGCCGCATCCTGCGCTCCATGTCCCTGTCGGGTTCCGCGCCGAAGTTCACCGGAGTCATGAACAGGGGCGGCGTCCCGTACGGCGGCATCCTGCTCACCGCGGGCTTCGGCGTCGTCGGCGTCTTCCTGAACTACGTGATGCCGGGTGACGCCTTCGAGCTGGTGCTGAACTTCGCCTCCATCGGCATCATCGGCACCTGGGGCATGATCATGGTCTGCTCGCTGCTGTTCGTGAACCGCTCCAAGGCGGGCCTGGTCGGCCGGCCGTCCTACCGTCTGCCCTGGGCCCCCTGGACCCAGCTCGTCACGCTGGCCTTCCTGGCCTCCGTCCTGGTCCTGATGTGGATGGACGGCGGCATCAGCCGCACCACCGTCAACTGCCTGCCGCTGATCGCGCTCGCCCTGGTCGCCGGCTGGTACGTCGTCCGCAACCGGGTCCGGCGGATCGCCGCCGGGGACCGGGACGCCTGA
- a CDS encoding FadR/GntR family transcriptional regulator, translated as MTTEGHGLHTHVLDSLGLAITAGEYPPASVLRTDEIARRFDVSRTVVREVVRVLESMHLVESRRRVGVTVRPADEWNVYDPRVIRWRLAGADRPRQLRSLTVLRSAVEPVAAGLAARNATAVQCAALTECALGMVATSRGHQLEGYLRHDIAFHRIVLSASGNEMFARLGDVVAEVLTGRTHHRVMFENPDPAAVTLHVRVAEAVREGDADRAERLTREIAAGALQELDVLAP; from the coding sequence ATGACCACAGAGGGCCACGGGCTGCACACCCACGTACTGGACAGCCTCGGCCTGGCGATCACCGCGGGTGAGTACCCGCCCGCGAGCGTGCTGCGCACCGACGAGATCGCCCGGCGCTTCGACGTCTCGCGCACCGTGGTCCGTGAAGTGGTCCGGGTGCTGGAGTCGATGCACCTCGTCGAGTCCCGGCGCCGCGTCGGGGTGACGGTCCGCCCGGCCGACGAGTGGAACGTCTACGACCCGCGCGTCATCCGCTGGCGGCTGGCCGGTGCCGACCGGCCCCGCCAGCTGCGCTCGCTGACCGTGCTGCGCTCCGCCGTCGAGCCGGTCGCCGCCGGGCTCGCCGCGCGCAACGCCACGGCCGTGCAGTGCGCCGCGCTCACCGAGTGCGCCCTGGGCATGGTCGCCACGTCCCGCGGCCATCAGCTGGAGGGCTACCTCCGGCACGACATCGCGTTCCACCGCATCGTGCTCAGCGCCTCCGGCAACGAGATGTTCGCCCGTCTCGGCGACGTCGTCGCCGAGGTGCTCACCGGCCGCACCCACCACCGGGTGATGTTCGAGAACCCGGACCCGGCCGCCGTCACCCTCCATGTCCGGGTCGCCGAGGCCGTTCGCGAAGGCGACGCCGACCGTGCCGAGCGGCTGACCCGGGAGATCGCCGCCGGGGCCCTCCAGGAGCTGGACGTACTCGCTCCCTGA
- a CDS encoding gluconokinase has translation MSTPHVVVVMGVAGTGKTTIGPLLAASLGVPYAEGDDFHPADNIAKMSAGVPLDDADREPWLDAIGRWAHGRTGLGGVVACSALKRTYRDRLRAAAPDVEFLHLTGDRALIERRMAERKGHFMPTALLDSQFATLQPLQGDEAGVAVDVAGSPQEITERAVAALRRLEN, from the coding sequence ATGAGCACCCCCCACGTCGTCGTGGTGATGGGCGTGGCAGGGACCGGCAAGACCACCATCGGTCCCCTGCTCGCCGCGTCACTGGGCGTTCCCTACGCCGAGGGCGACGACTTCCATCCCGCGGACAACATCGCCAAGATGTCCGCGGGCGTCCCGCTGGACGACGCCGACCGCGAGCCGTGGCTCGACGCCATCGGCCGGTGGGCGCACGGCAGGACCGGCCTCGGCGGTGTCGTCGCCTGCTCCGCGCTCAAGCGGACCTACCGGGACCGCCTGCGGGCCGCCGCCCCGGACGTCGAGTTCCTGCATCTGACCGGCGACCGCGCCCTGATCGAGCGCCGGATGGCCGAGCGCAAGGGCCACTTCATGCCCACCGCGCTGCTCGACTCGCAGTTCGCCACCCTGCAGCCCCTGCAGGGCGACGAGGCCGGCGTCGCCGTCGACGTCGCCGGCTCCCCCCAGGAAATCACCGAGCGGGCCGTCGCCGCGCTGCGCCGGCTCGAGAACTGA
- a CDS encoding gluconate:H+ symporter translates to MTRLSVEMLAADATEPITSAGDAQLGIAVLAGIAVIVVLITRFSVHAFLALTIGSLALGAFAGAPLDKTIVSFSTGLGTTVAGVGVLIALGAILGKLLADSGGADQIVDTILARAGGRAMPWAMVLIASIIGLPLFFEVGIVLLIPVVLMVARRGGYSLMRIGIPALAGLSVMHGLIPPHPGPLVAIDAVGANLGVTLALGLVVAIPTVVIAGPLFSRYAARWVDIEAPEGMIPPRATEDPDQRPGFGATVFTVLLPVALMMSHALVEIVVDDPGNPLQRVTAVIGSPLIALLAAVIVGIFTLGRAAGFSKERIGTTVEKSLAPIAGVLLIVGAGGGFKTTLIDLGVGRMILDLSADWAVPTLLLAWLIAVAIRLATGSATVATISAAGLVAPLAADMGTAESALLVLAIGAGSLFFSHVNDAGFWLVKEYFGMNVGQTVKTWSVMETIISVVGIVLVLLLSLVL, encoded by the coding sequence TTGACCCGTCTCAGCGTCGAGATGCTGGCAGCGGACGCCACCGAACCGATCACTTCGGCGGGCGACGCCCAGCTCGGCATCGCGGTACTCGCCGGAATCGCCGTCATCGTCGTGCTCATCACCCGCTTCAGCGTGCACGCCTTCCTGGCGCTGACCATCGGCTCGCTGGCGCTGGGCGCCTTCGCCGGCGCTCCGCTGGACAAGACCATCGTGTCGTTCAGCACCGGACTGGGCACCACCGTCGCCGGTGTCGGCGTGCTGATCGCGCTGGGCGCGATCCTCGGCAAGCTGCTCGCCGACTCCGGCGGCGCGGACCAGATCGTCGACACCATCCTCGCCAGGGCGGGCGGCCGGGCGATGCCGTGGGCGATGGTCCTGATCGCCTCGATCATCGGCCTGCCCCTGTTCTTCGAGGTCGGCATCGTCCTGCTGATCCCCGTGGTGCTGATGGTCGCCAGGCGCGGCGGCTACTCGCTGATGCGGATCGGCATCCCGGCCCTCGCCGGACTCTCCGTGATGCACGGCCTCATACCGCCGCACCCCGGCCCGCTGGTGGCGATCGACGCCGTCGGCGCGAACCTGGGCGTCACCCTGGCGCTCGGCCTCGTCGTCGCGATACCCACCGTCGTCATCGCCGGTCCGCTGTTCTCCAGGTACGCGGCCCGCTGGGTGGACATCGAGGCGCCCGAAGGCATGATCCCGCCGCGGGCGACCGAGGACCCGGACCAGCGCCCGGGCTTCGGCGCCACGGTCTTCACCGTGCTGCTGCCGGTCGCGCTGATGATGTCCCACGCGCTGGTCGAGATCGTCGTCGACGACCCCGGGAACCCGCTCCAGCGGGTCACCGCGGTCATCGGCTCCCCGCTGATCGCGCTGCTCGCCGCCGTGATCGTCGGCATCTTCACGCTGGGCCGCGCCGCCGGCTTCTCCAAGGAGCGGATCGGCACCACCGTGGAGAAGTCGCTCGCCCCGATCGCCGGTGTCCTGCTCATCGTCGGCGCGGGCGGTGGCTTCAAGACCACCCTGATCGACCTCGGCGTCGGCCGGATGATCCTGGACCTCTCCGCGGACTGGGCCGTGCCGACGCTGCTGCTGGCCTGGCTGATCGCGGTGGCGATCCGGCTGGCGACGGGTTCCGCGACCGTGGCGACGATCTCCGCGGCCGGTCTGGTCGCCCCGCTCGCCGCGGACATGGGCACCGCGGAGTCGGCCCTGCTCGTGCTGGCCATCGGTGCCGGCTCGCTCTTCTTCAGCCATGTCAACGACGCCGGATTCTGGCTGGTGAAGGAGTACTTCGGGATGAACGTCGGCCAGACGGTGAAGACCTGGTCGGTGATGGAGACCATCATCTCGGTCGTCGGCATCGTCCTCGTGCTGCTGCTGTCCCTCGTGCTGTGA
- a CDS encoding cytochrome b/b6 domain-containing protein: MTSTPGSAGRTAATTPPPPEPPGRVTRFSPAERLVHRATAALMLLCVATAACLYVPVLAELVGRRRLVVTLHQWSGLLLPAPFLLGLASRPFRRDLRRLNRFGPHDRAWLRAALRRRRGPRDRPAGKFNAGQKLYAAWIAGAVLVMLGTGLLMWFTDLAPLVWRNGATFVHDWLALTIGVVLAGHIRMALADPEARRGMRSGSVGRPWARREHPLWDPDRD; the protein is encoded by the coding sequence ATGACATCGACGCCTGGGTCGGCCGGTCGAACGGCCGCGACGACACCCCCACCGCCTGAACCCCCCGGCCGCGTCACGCGGTTCAGCCCCGCCGAACGCCTGGTCCACCGCGCCACCGCGGCGCTGATGCTGCTGTGCGTCGCGACGGCCGCATGCCTGTACGTGCCGGTGCTCGCCGAACTCGTGGGCCGCCGCCGCCTCGTGGTGACCCTGCACCAGTGGTCGGGACTGCTGCTCCCGGCGCCGTTCCTGCTGGGACTGGCCTCCCGTCCGTTCCGGAGGGACCTGCGGCGGCTGAACCGCTTCGGCCCGCACGATCGCGCCTGGCTGCGGGCCGCGCTCCGCCGCCGGCGCGGTCCCCGGGACCGCCCGGCCGGGAAGTTCAACGCCGGGCAGAAGCTGTACGCCGCGTGGATCGCGGGCGCGGTGCTGGTGATGCTCGGCACGGGCCTGCTGATGTGGTTCACCGACCTCGCCCCGCTGGTCTGGCGCAACGGCGCGACCTTCGTGCACGACTGGCTGGCGCTGACGATCGGAGTCGTACTGGCCGGGCACATCAGGATGGCGCTCGCCGACCCGGAGGCACGCCGTGGCATGCGCTCCGGGTCGGTCGGGCGCCCCTGGGCCCGCCGGGAGCACCCGCTGTGGGACCCCGACCGGGACTGA
- a CDS encoding molybdopterin-dependent oxidoreductase: MNETTPPPGSASSGPPDPAAPHAPEAPADPGTSRATGLPPAPAPDPAPDPAPDGAPPPAAYPAAEPAPAAPGPAPAPAPAPAPHATPAPAPTPTPPPAADPDAEGAPVGRRTVLAVLGLGAAGVAAAPWLQRGLEGFLGSVAGSDPTKLTGLLPGGGGFRYYSVAASVPRKTAADYRLTVGGLVERPAEFTLRALRALPQTRLVRDVQCVTGWRVPDTPFEGVRLSELLDAVGVRPEAGAVRFTCFDGVYSESLTLDQARRSDVLVCLRMRDEPLSHAHGGPVRLYVAPMYFYKSAKWLSGISLTRDVRPGYWEERGYDIDAWVGRSNGRDDTPTA; encoded by the coding sequence GTGAACGAAACCACCCCGCCCCCGGGTTCGGCCTCCTCCGGTCCACCGGACCCGGCCGCGCCGCATGCCCCGGAAGCGCCGGCGGACCCGGGCACGTCCCGGGCGACGGGCCTCCCGCCGGCCCCGGCACCGGACCCGGCACCGGACCCGGCACCGGACGGGGCACCGCCACCGGCCGCTTACCCGGCCGCTGAGCCGGCGCCGGCGGCCCCGGGCCCGGCTCCAGCACCGGCACCGGCACCGGCACCGCACGCGACACCGGCCCCGGCCCCGACGCCGACACCGCCACCGGCCGCGGACCCGGACGCGGAGGGTGCGCCCGTCGGGCGGCGCACGGTACTCGCGGTCCTGGGCCTCGGCGCCGCCGGCGTCGCCGCCGCGCCCTGGCTCCAGCGCGGCCTCGAAGGGTTCCTCGGTTCGGTCGCCGGCTCGGACCCGACGAAGCTCACCGGCCTGCTGCCGGGCGGCGGCGGCTTCCGCTACTACTCGGTCGCCGCGTCCGTGCCCCGCAAGACCGCCGCCGACTACCGGCTCACCGTCGGCGGACTGGTCGAGCGGCCCGCCGAGTTCACCCTCCGCGCCCTCCGCGCACTGCCGCAGACCCGTCTGGTGCGCGACGTGCAGTGTGTGACGGGCTGGCGCGTCCCCGACACCCCCTTCGAGGGCGTCCGGCTGTCGGAACTGCTGGACGCCGTCGGCGTCCGGCCGGAGGCCGGGGCGGTCCGGTTCACCTGCTTCGACGGCGTGTACAGCGAGAGCCTGACCCTCGACCAGGCCCGCCGCTCCGACGTCCTGGTCTGTCTGCGGATGCGGGACGAACCGCTCTCCCACGCGCACGGCGGCCCGGTGCGGCTGTACGTCGCGCCCATGTACTTCTACAAGTCAGCGAAGTGGCTCTCCGGGATCTCCCTGACCCGGGACGTGCGCCCCGGGTACTGGGAGGAGCGAGGCTATGACATCGACGCCTGGGTCGGCCGGTCGAACGGCCGCGACGACACCCCCACCGCCTGA